From the genome of Glycine soja cultivar W05 chromosome 14, ASM419377v2, whole genome shotgun sequence:
TACCAAGTTTCAGGTTCTTAGAGAAGCCTTCATAAAACTTGTTATAGTCTTCCTCAAAATGTATGTTGATATCCTTAATAAAATGACATGAATttgtttccttaaaaaaaattctatagcGCCATGTAACTAATATGAAAGTCACAAGAGGTAAAGAATAGTAAAGAGAAGGTTAAAAAGTGGTTGTTGAAATTGAGGTTTTTCATTTACTTCTGTAATGGCCAAAGTTGGGATGTAAAAGTTTCGATTTTTCGCTTTCGATCCAACCTCCTGTTTGCAGCATAATTGTTGAACATAATGATAAGAACGCCAAATCAAAAGAATCAGTGCGTGTGTGTTGTCCATTTGATCTTCTCTTTCATGCACTCTCACTGATGGGTATGAACATTTCTATATCGGTCAAATAATAAGGGATAATATTATCTAATGCATAGCGACGAGATCAAGGCTTTCCTCCATATCAGTACCCATATATACCTTTATAAGATTGCCACTAGTTCTGCCTCTGGTTTTAGATTCATTTTATGATGGTTTGAAACTTTTCTGATCTTGAGGCCTTGCCACTAAcacatttttaaaacattgcATTTGCCCTTGGCACTTTAtacatcaatttttttcctGATGCTTTTCCTCTTCATGCTACATATATGTCTTAAGTTGAGAGCCAAGACACAAagtagaacaaaaatataactttGAATGGAAGGGAGCAGAGGTGGTCAACTGATGCAATGCTCTATGATCGTTTGCTGATTGACAAGCATATGTTATATGATTCCCCTTTAATTAACCTTCTTACTGTATTTTTGACATctaattttattgatatttgatGGGGACTAAACAAGAGGTTTGGTGAAATAGTGAGAATGGACACTTGAATGAATATCATCAATTTAAGGGATGGTTGATTTTGCTATAAGATAATAatgaaaacacaacaaaatttacttgtaaattaaatttttttgatgcTGTCAGACATTCAATTTCTTCAAATGCTTGTGTACTTTAACATAAAGAGAAAGCTAGGTTTGCCTAACTAATTGACTTCCCTAACTACTAAAAGTTGACCAATCAAGTATCTGAACTTTATCAGAATCCTGATGGGTATGTGGCCACACATCATATGTACAACTCAAAGAATAAGAGAGGAGTGATCCATATAAAACATTGAAATGATAAAAGATACAATGAAAGTAGGTGAGTGCTCTTTATAAAGAGCTTATCTCTTAAGAACTGGTTAGATACAAGTCAAAAGTGTTTTTGATAGTTTTTCTACTTGAAATATAAAGCTTTTTCAGCAGAAAAATTCTCAAAAAGACTTCTAATTAACCTTGTATCCAAGCAGCTATTCTCTAACCATCTAATATTACTCTTAACACTCTTCTTCTACACCTCCATTTAGGAGGTGAGTCATCATACCTTCGGTGGAACCTCTCTCTCATGACCTGAAtacaatagtgtttgttgatttCCTCTCATCCTTTGATTCCAAGGGTGAAGGATTGGGAAGAATCTCTTTTGATTGAGGATGGGTTGTAACTTTATTGCTCTAATGTTATGGGTCTAGTTtgaatgaatatattttatgtatggATTATTTTGGTCATTGTTGCAACATTGGAACCACGGATTCTTGGTGATTTTGATGGGCAAAGGCTTAGGAGTGGTTGAGGTTGAGAATTGCATGCCACTagtaataaaattgtttaacttCTTGGCAAGTGGAAACACTTCCAATACTAGATATATATGTGCACGTTATCTCTTTTGCTCCTGCGAGTCCATCATTTGTAGATCATGTATATGTTGTACTTGAGGACCATAGGAATGTTATTCTTGAAGTTGATTTAAAAGGTATAGGATTCCAAATTATTATGTATCAGCTAGTAATGATATTGGCCATAAAACAGACCAATTTGTACGCCAGACTTGGACCATTTTCtgcaaataattattaaatattatattgataaagttaaaaagttatttatgaCAAAATTCATATAGAAAATGGTTTCTCACATTTTCTTCTCAATGTTCATTAACGCGTCGTCTTTTTTCTTTAGTTCACCCTTTAGCTGGAAAACTTGCTTTCTCACATTTTCTTTCTCAGCCTCATCCCCAAGAAGATAACTTTTCAAGTCATTATATTGAGTTCTAAGTGCTTCTAACTCTGACTGCAACACTCTACCCGCCAACTCTTTTTCATACTTGAGATTCTTCATCCTATTTAGCTCATCAAGTGACCTTTTTGCTTCCTTCTTCAATAAAGCAATTTGACTCACCAGCTCATTGCTTTCCACTGTTCTACTCTGTAACTGAGCCTCAGATTCCTCAAGTGATTTATTCATAAGCTCCAACTCATTTCttaacttttctttttgttctactTGGTCATAGAGGCATGATATCTCCACTTTAAGCTTTATTAGTTTGTAGACCAAGTCATGATATCCAAGCCATTGTCTCCTGCTCGGTCACAcctagattaattaattatactttatttattgatgctttttaaataactatatagttaatttttagttacaatattgatttcttaattattttaggtGTATTGATTTCTGAACGTTATGTGTTTGGTAGAAGTtgtaaaaaagtttttaaaaaattggggCGGGGgataattaaattgataaaaaaattacttatattttgtttgttgtgtTTGTATTTCCATAATAAACAGTgtaatgttatttaaaataattttataaaaaaatattaataatcgtgttttaaaattgatttaaaaataacatttgaaacaatgatatttaaaaaaaacaatattcctTTTAAATATGCTCATTTAGCTTATACCAAACAAAAGGAAATCTTCCAAAGGATGGGACGCAAATTCAATGcacttcatttattttaattgttataagagtgaataggcaatttagtccttgAGATTGTAACcactttgcatattagtccctgacttaaattttaattcataatagtcCCTAACTTTACCTCCGTTATGCAAATAAGTCCCTACTATTAAAATCTAATTTCCTCCGTTAGTCAAATGTCTATTTGGCAAATGTAAGCATCCAATGTGGCAGGTTTGAGTCCAAGTCAGCAATATTATGTGGCAAGGCAAGgactgaattgaaaaattaggtttaaaagaaatcaaaaatGAAGTAAACCCATTTTCCCTTTCACTGTTGCTCTTCCCTCCCCTGCATTCTCGTGATTGAGGGTTCGCGCTTTTTGTCAGGTTGGTGGTTTCATTCAATTCGTTTGCATTGTTTTGGTGGTTTGATTTGGGGTTTTACATGTTCGAGGGGTTTCATCTGCGGCATTGTCTTCGCGCTTCGTAGGGAGGTTTATGATCGTTTATTATTTTCGTTTATGATGCTCTGTTTTTGTAGATGACaatgtttttggtttttgattGTGTCTTCGCGGTTTTTGACAATGTCAATGTCTTCGCGCTTTTTGAGGtaggtttttttatttcctaatatCTGACCATGTTTGCGGTTTCTGATTGTGTAGAATGAATGACAATATAACTTTAGTATTGCACCATGGAGGAAGATTCACTCCACGTGCCAGTGATGGAAAGGTTGAATATATAGGCGGAGAATTTGACGTTTGGGAGGATATATCTGCAGATTGCCTGAATGCATTTATCTTATATGATTTGGTGAAAGCTTGTAAGAAGTATAGTAATATAGGAGAATGTTTTTGGTTGATTGATAAGGACTTAGATTTTAATCATGGGTTAAGGAGTTGTACAACTGATGGAGATATATTACACTTAGTTAGGGATGcttttgaaaatgagaatgagataaatgtttattttcatcatgAAGTAGATCCAATTTTAGAAGAAGTCCCACAAATGTTGTACTTGGAATGTGATCCAATTCGAAAAGCTGTTGAGAATGAGGATGATTTAGATGATGTACCTGTTGCTGGCCATGAGGAAGGTAAGTTTTAATTCATCTGTACTTGGTCCGACATGGTtaccataattaattaatatgattaatttttactttatgaCCATTGATGCAGATGCTGGTGCTGGAGAGCAGACAGATGCTGGTGCTGGAGAGCAGACAGATGCTGGTGAGCAGATGGATGCTGGTAAGCAGAGGGATGGTGGTGAGCAGAGGGATACTGATGCTGGTGAGCAAAGACATGGTAGTGAGCAGAGGGATACTGATGGTGAAGAGAGAGATGTTGCTGATAGTGAGGAGGAAAAGGAAGTTGACAGTGATGAGACAGATGCTGAGTGGTTTATAAATTTCTCTTGTATGTTGAATGAAGTTGAAGCTGAAGTTGAGACAGATGGTTATCATTCAGAGGAGCTTAATATCCCCATTAgtagtgatgatgaagatgaggatgttgaAGTTTATCCTCAATATAGTCAAAGTAGTGGAGTTGGTGAACAGAAGTTGGAATTAGGGATGGAGTTTGGTACTCTAGATGAATTTAAATCTGCCTTGAGGGAGTATAGCATATTGATGGGCAGGGAGTTCAAGTGGAAGAAGAATGATAAACAGAGGGCTAGAGCAAAATGCAAGAAGGCATTTTGTGATTGGGAAATCTACTGTGCAAAGAATGAAGTTAGAAACTCTTTTCAGATAAAGACATTTAAGCATAACCATAATTGCTGCAGAGAAGTGAACAACAAACAAGCAAATAGACAGTGGGTGGTCAGTAAACTTGAGGGCAAACTCAGAATGCAGCCAACCCTTAAATGTGTTGAAGCTTTGGAATATTTCAAGCAAGAGTTTGGAGTGCACATTGAAGTTACAAAGATGTGGAGAGCCATGAAAGAAGCAAAGCAATTAGTGGAAGGGAATGAGAGGAAACAATATGCCAAAGTATttgattatgcacatgaattgtTGAGGAGCAATCCTGGATCAACAGTTAAGATCAACACAGTGCCAAGTCCAGAAGGTCCACCACAATTTCAGAGGCTATATATTTGTCTTGCTGGCTGTAAGAAGGGGTTTGTTGCTGGATGTAGACCATTCATAGGTCTAGATGGATGTTTCCTAAAGAGTGCATTTGGAGGAAACTTGCTCTCTGCTTTTGGGCTTGATGGCAATAACCACATCTATGTTATTGCTTATGCTGTTGTGGACATTGAGAACAAAGACAATTGGAAATggtttttaactttgtttcatgaagaTCTTGGGGATTACATACAGAATGGGTGGAATTTCATGTCAGACATGCAAAAGGTATGACATGGTGTGATTTGCAATTGTTATCATAAGTTAGGTATTTAATTGAAGTTAATGACATAAGTTAGGGACTAGTCCAGAAGTATTTACTACTTTGCTGTAATTTTTCAAGGACTTATTCCAGCTTTACAGGAAGTCATGCCTGGTGCACCTCATAGATTTTGTGTCTTGCATCTTTGGAAAAATTTTACAAAGCAATGGAAAAGCAAGGAACTTAAAGGAATTGTGTGGCAATGTGCAAAATCCACTACTGTTGCTGAGTTTGAAGGCCATATGGCCCATTTGAAGACAATCAACTGCCAGGCTTGGGAGTATTTGAATAAATGGCCCAAACAAGCATGGACAAAAGCCCACTTCAGTACAATACCCAAGGTGGACAATATATGCAACAACACTTGTgaggtattcaattccagaattcTGCAGTATAGATGCAAGCCTATTATCACAATGCTTGAAGAAATTAGAAGTTATATCATGAGAACCATGGCTGCCCGCAAGGTTAAACTTTCTGGAAAACCTGGACCATTATGTCCAGTGCAGTATAAAAGACTAGAAAAAGAATTCCATTTTGCTAATCAATGGACTCCCATTTGGTGTGGTGATAACATGGGCCTGAGATATGAGGTCCACATGTGGGGGAATAAGGTTGAGGTCAATTTAGGTGAATGGACATGCACTTGTGGAGTATGGCAACTAACAGGTTgtgttttttatagttttttttttcattcctaacCTACATGTGTGCTGATTTTACAACTTTGATGTAGGGATGCCATGCCGACATGCCATTGCAACAATAACTCACAAAGGAGGGAAGCCTGAGGACATGTGTCATGAGTGGCTGTCAATAGAAGCTTATAATAAGACATACAAGCATTTTATTGAACCAGTCCAAGGACCACAATATTGGGCCCAGACACAGTATACACACCCTGTTCCACCACATAAAAAGGTCCAAAGAGGAAGgccaaagaaaaatagaaggagATCTGTAGATGAGGACAATGTCACAGGACATAAGCTAAAGAGGAAATTGGCTGAGTTTACATGTGGAAGGTGTGGCCAAACCAATCATAACATTAGAAGCTGTAAAAATATTGGAGTTCCTGTTAGGCCAAAGAAATATGTTGCACCATCAACTTCAAATGAGGATGACCACCTATTATCTCAAGATGAACAAGCTTTGAATGAGGCTGAAGAAGCTGCTGCTCATGTTCAACAAGATCCGGTGGAGATTAATTTATCTCAGCCTCATTTGTCACAAGATAGTGACATGGAGTTTATGGTAAATATTTGTCACAACAAAGTAGTTTTATCTCAACCTAATTTGTTGCAGCActccatttttatatattacaattaTTCATGTTTGGCATTTACATGTAGGTCCCTGCAACTATTGTTCCACCAATAGCAAGGAATAAGCTAGCCATAACAAGAGCCAAAAAAAGGAAGGTTGCTGATAAAGATGATGCAGAAAACTGAAGAAgcattttttgttgcattttgaagGTTGCTGAAGGTTGCTGAAGACCCATTTTTTGTTGCGCATTTTGAAGGTTGCTGAGTTTGAAGGTTGTTGATGAAGAAAACTGAAGAAgcattttttgttgcattttgatATTAGGATGTGTAGTTGTATATTTTGAAAGCTTCACTGGCATGTGAAATGATGTAAACATTATGGCCTACTGAACAATTGCTTCTAACTACCATGCTTTGGGATGTCAAATATTATGTGAAATTGATCTAAAGTcatgtttcttctctttcttttataaattatacactGTGTTGGATTTGGAGTTGGAGTAGTACAATCCATCCCAACATACATTATGAGTTGCTTCTTATTATctaattctctttcttttattaaattatatttaataaactgcaaatttcagcaacaaatttcaccaacaaattatatttaattgaaatggaTAATTGACAGTACCAACAAAAGCTGCTATTACACTACAAAAGCTACTTCCTATTACAAATTCTTCAGCAAAACAACAATTGACAGTAGCAACAAAAGCTGCTATTACACTACAAAAGCTACTTCCTACTACAAATTCTTCAGCAAAACAACAATTACAATATCAAAAGCTGCTATTACACATTTTACCTAAAGTACATTCCccctaaaactaacattacaattaaaaatgaaaaacctaacaacacaatgtttgttaaatttctcattttcttctgcaAAGCTTCAATTTGTAGCCTCAAATCAGCCACTACCATTGTTTCTCTTGAGACAGAAGACGAATTAGAAAGttggttttcttcttcaacccattgaaaaaattgacagttaTCTGGGTCTGTTTGGGGTAATGCACAAGTATAGAATAACCTTCCTGGGTTTCTCCTTGTTCTTGCAGTTCGAATAGCTGCACGTCTTCCATGGTGGCATTGCCGAATGAAACTACCAGAaaatgcacaacaactgccactTGCAGACATGGACAAATCAAGTGAACAAGCAGCAGGGACTGAGCCtcagagtagaagaagaagaagcaactcagcgtgggaagaagaagaagaagaagaagcaaccagCAGTTCGTAAACCCTAATTTTTTTGGGGAAGAAGAAGCAACCTTGCATGTGAGAGAGATTTTATAGATGCAGACCTCAGTGCCACGTTGGACAATCTACGTGGCACTGAATTGCCACCTATACACCTCACTAACGCCGTCACCTGAGAAATTAACGAcagggactattttgcaaaacttatgtaaagttagggactattatgaattaaaatttaagtcagggactaatatgcaaagtggttacaatctcagggactaaattgcctattcactcattgttataaataaattcttttaaatttcaaagaacCAGACCTATAAGTAATCaatcaacataaaaacaaaTACTGTACATGCTTGTATATGGGGTCCTGgggacttttatttttattttttttctgatctGTGGgagacttatatatatatacttgatgGGGTACAACTCATcatgttgataaaattaaaaatatcatgattttttgtgttttgcctcccttatttttataagaaaaaatatattctaggTTCCTATGATTTTAcgttgataaaaatatattctaggTTCTTATTAATGAAAAACTATGATCAAGTGTTgaaaatgtgagaaattgaaTGTGATTTGTATGGAgtaaactctatttttttttcgttaAAATTGTAAGcgttttttaactttaaaaaatagtattttattcCCTACTTTGCAAAATATGATTTAGTTTAGTCTATTTTAGtgtaaaatgacaataaaaatatactttagtCCCTACCATCTTTGACACTACAGGCCTAACTAGCCTCTTCTCCTTCCAATCAACCCCACAACGTGGAGCAACTTCCCGGCTCGAACTTCCAAGTTCGTGAACAAATTAGTTTGCATCAAGGAGTGGCAGATTGTCAACAAGGACATTGGAGTCAAGAAACCAggttagttaaaaaattactttcttttACTCAAATTAAGGTTGCCTTAGTGTTCAACAGACGTTGTGCGTTCGACATAACTTAaccttgttttgttgttgttgtttggtaATGGTGGTTGCAGGGAACATATTCGAACAACAGTTGATACATACTTCACTGGACTGCAAACGGGTCAGTGTGTATTTGTTGATTTTATCTGCTTGATGGATGCTCATATATAGTTGTTACTTAGGGTGATGTTGTTTAAGTAAATTCAGTTGAATGGATTGAAGATTATTTATGTTCAtgttaacaattttatattttgtgtgtttaaggAAATTTGTGTTTGCCTGCATTTATATGTTTACAAtgtatatgtaattttatttttaggtgtaCTAGATATAATACTATAGGTTTTGGATTATATATCAATGAATGGAAGGTATCTGGGTTGGGTTATGGTTACTCCACAAAGAGAACAGTAACCATCAGATGCAGAATTTGTTAACACTCCAATACTAGAAACTTTAATTAGCAGACATGGACAGTAACTTCATTTTGTCTCCTGCAAATGACAACCAACTTGGACAACTGGCTtagcataattttattataagaagGAATTAGTTCTCTTGAACATTCTGAAACTGAAACTTCCACTAAAACACAAGTTCCAGACCATAAATAATAAACTTGTATTGTTGAATGATGGAGATATATCTATTCGTCAACATGCTGACCAGTACAACTATGGTCTTTCTCAGTCCTAGATGGCCCAGGTGACAAAGGCCCAACCTCATCTGTGGTACCCACCCTATCCTATAACAACGTTTGGGAACAACAAAGAATCTAAGTAAAAGACTTAAGTTAGGGATTATTAGACAAACATAGGTAGTATAAATACAAGCATTGTACAAAAATCCACAAACCTGATCCCACAAATTTGTAATTACTAGAATGATGAGTTTCCCAGttaaataacaacaacaaaaccaaaaatataaattaaaaaactacgGAAGAAAATTTGGACCAAATATTGAGAGTTCTAACTTCCAAATCTCCAATCGGACACCAAATACCTAACTTATCTCACATTATTATATGAGTTTAATgtttatctattaattttatattatcattctaattatatattattatttaaaatatttttaaatatttattttaaaaattaataagttattatatataataaatcgcTACCAACGTATCATTCATTATATATGGGGATGTGGCACTttcatatattcaatttttacaaacaaaaagaaacatataattaaaattgttacaaaatttattttgtaaatactattttttatgcACTTCCACACTCATGTGCATTATCtattttttgcataaaaaaactttatattatatattataaataagaatcagtactaggtgtactgaagTGTACAACTGAAGTGTACAACAAAAAACATAGGCAATGAAAAGCCAAACCCAACTAAAAGACAAGTACAATACAATACAATACAGCTGACAAGATATGTGAAACCCCTCTAAGAGAGTTCCTCCTTCAAGTCATTGACCAAAGGTTAAAATGAGTTTGGAATCCATTCTCCATACACCTTAAGGACCAAGTATGGAATAAGGCTTCATCCATGACTTTTTCAGGGTTGAAGAGCTGGTTATTGAAGACCAAGTTGTATCTGTGATTCCAAATAGTCAAGGACAATGCTATCCATAAGACCTCCCATTGTTTTTGCTTTTGACAAGTGGATAGTGATTACacatttttctatatttgtaaaaaataaaaaagaatgcatGTGTCAATGACATAATGACAGACAACAGAGAAAGTTACGGTACTTTTATTAGTCACCAGCACACAAGAAAGAGCAAACATGTCATCGGAAACAGgacatttcaaaattttaactcTTGATATGTAAGGAATGCTTGCTTTGTGATTGTGTGATACCATAACACATTCTAGTCTAAATCCCTGGACATAATCTTCTAATAATAGTAATgatagtaatataattataatacatgAGTGACCTAAATAGCTAGCTTAAGGTAGATGGGACTCGGGAAAGGCAAAAATGTATAATAGCAGAAACAAGGGACCAAAATTACCAGTGTCAAAATTCGCAATAATAGTATCTTCACCATATCTGACCTTCCTAAACAAAATCAGAGGGAATTACCCCATCATTCCCTTCCAGGTCCATGAATTCCCACGAATGAGTAGTGTGtagttttcttcctttttgttctTAGATTTAGAATTCATATGCTTGGTTCGATCTGTGCAGGTTCTACATTACTGTGACTGTGACCTCCaaacattcttttgttttttttttttgttttgaaaagcaTTCCTGTGGTTAATGGCTTTTATTCCGAATATAATATGATTGACAATTACAGTTAATATAGCATTGTGTATTATCTTCT
Proteins encoded in this window:
- the LOC114383763 gene encoding uncharacterized protein LOC114383763 isoform X1 → MNDNITLVLHHGGRFTPRASDGKVEYIGGEFDVWEDISADCLNAFILYDLVKACKKYSNIGECFWLIDKDLDFNHGLRSCTTDGDILHLVRDAFENENEINVYFHHEVDPILEEVPQMLYLECDPIRKAVENEDDLDDVPVAGHEEDAGAGEQTDAGAGEQTDAGEQMDAGKQRDGGEQRDTDAGEQRHGSEQRDTDGEERDVADSEEEKEVDSDETDAEWFINFSCMLNEVEAEVETDGYHSEELNIPISSDDEDEDVEVYPQYSQSSGVGEQKLELGMEFGTLDEFKSALREYSILMGREFKWKKNDKQRARAKCKKAFCDWEIYCAKNEVRNSFQIKTFKHNHNCCREVNNKQANRQWVVSKLEGKLRMQPTLKCVEALEYFKQEFGVHIEVTKMWRAMKEAKQLVEGNERKQYAKVFDYAHELLRSNPGSTVKINTVPSPEGPPQFQRLYICLAGCKKGFVAGCRPFIGLDGCFLKSAFGGNLLSAFGLDGNNHIYVIAYAVVDIENKDNWKWFLTLFHEDLGDYIQNGWNFMSDMQKGLIPALQEVMPGAPHRFCVLHLWKNFTKQWKSKELKGIVWQCAKSTTVAEFEGHMAHLKTINCQAWEYLNKWPKQAWTKAHFSTIPKVDNICNNTCEVFNSRILQYRCKPIITMLEEIRSYIMRTMAARKVKLSGKPGPLCPVQYKRLEKEFHFANQWTPIWCGDNMGLRYEVHMWGNKVEVNLGEWTCTCGVWQLTGMPCRHAIATITHKGGKPEDMCHEWLSIEAYNKTYKHFIEPVQGPQYWAQTQYTHPVPPHKKVQRGRPKKNRRRSVDEDNVTGHKLKRKLAEFTCGRCGQTNHNIRSCKNIGVPVRPKKYVAPSTSNEDDHLLSQDEQALNEAEEAAAHVQQDPVEINLSQPHLSQDSDMEFMVPATIVPPIARNKLAITRAKKRKVADKDDAEN
- the LOC114383763 gene encoding uncharacterized protein LOC114383763 isoform X2; translated protein: MNDNITLVLHHGGRFTPRASDGKVEYIGGEFDVWEDISADCLNAFILYDLVKACKKYSNIGECFWLIDKDLDFNHGLRSCTTDGDILHLVRDAFENENEINVYFHHEVDPILEEVPQMLYLECDPIRKAVENEDDLDDVPVAGHEEDAGAGEQTDAGEQMDAGKQRDGGEQRDTDAGEQRHGSEQRDTDGEERDVADSEEEKEVDSDETDAEWFINFSCMLNEVEAEVETDGYHSEELNIPISSDDEDEDVEVYPQYSQSSGVGEQKLELGMEFGTLDEFKSALREYSILMGREFKWKKNDKQRARAKCKKAFCDWEIYCAKNEVRNSFQIKTFKHNHNCCREVNNKQANRQWVVSKLEGKLRMQPTLKCVEALEYFKQEFGVHIEVTKMWRAMKEAKQLVEGNERKQYAKVFDYAHELLRSNPGSTVKINTVPSPEGPPQFQRLYICLAGCKKGFVAGCRPFIGLDGCFLKSAFGGNLLSAFGLDGNNHIYVIAYAVVDIENKDNWKWFLTLFHEDLGDYIQNGWNFMSDMQKGLIPALQEVMPGAPHRFCVLHLWKNFTKQWKSKELKGIVWQCAKSTTVAEFEGHMAHLKTINCQAWEYLNKWPKQAWTKAHFSTIPKVDNICNNTCEVFNSRILQYRCKPIITMLEEIRSYIMRTMAARKVKLSGKPGPLCPVQYKRLEKEFHFANQWTPIWCGDNMGLRYEVHMWGNKVEVNLGEWTCTCGVWQLTGMPCRHAIATITHKGGKPEDMCHEWLSIEAYNKTYKHFIEPVQGPQYWAQTQYTHPVPPHKKVQRGRPKKNRRRSVDEDNVTGHKLKRKLAEFTCGRCGQTNHNIRSCKNIGVPVRPKKYVAPSTSNEDDHLLSQDEQALNEAEEAAAHVQQDPVEINLSQPHLSQDSDMEFMVPATIVPPIARNKLAITRAKKRKVADKDDAEN